CTCCAGGTTATGGAAGTGCAGCTAAATATGTAAAAGATACAGTTGAAGAAATTGTATCTGATAATCTTTCTTATAGAAATGCAAAAGTAAATATAATAGAAATAATGGGAAGAAGCGCTGGATGGTTAGCAGCTTCAAGTGCATTAGCTCATTTATCAGGATTAGGTCCTGATTTAATTTATCTTCCTGAAACCACTTTTTATATCGATGATTTTATAAAAAATGTAAAAAATATATACGATAAAAACAAAAGAATAAATATCGTTGTAAGTGAAGGAATTAAAGATAAAAATAACAATTTTATATCAGCCAGTCAAAAACAAGATATATTTGGTCATAACAATTTAGGTGGAGTCGGACAATATTTGCTTGGATATGTAGAAGAAAAATTGCATCTTTCAGGAAGAGCAATAGAATTATCAATTCCACAAAGAGCAGCTATTCATGATATTTCAAAAGTAGATCAAAAAGAAGCTATATTATGTGGAAGATATGCGATAAGAAAAGCGATAAATGGAACATCAGGAGTAATGATAAGCATGAAAAGAAGTTCTAATGATAGATATAAAATATCTTATGTCACTTCTTCTCTTGAAAAAGTTGCTAATGGTGTAAAACTTGTACCAAGCTTTATGATCGATGAAAAAAATCATCAAATGACAAAAGAATTTTTTACATATATCTGTCCTATTGTTGGAGCAGAAAATAAAGTTCATTTAAAAATAAATAGTAAAATTCTAAAAAAATAAAAGCATATCAATTGCTGTGTAAAAATATAATTGCTATATTTTTTATAGAAAGAAATTTGCTTTCAAAAAGGAGAAAATATGAAATTTTACACATCAAAAGAAAATAGATTAACATTCGTAGTCTCAAATAACGAATTAAAAGATGAAAATTTAATAGAATTAACTGCTAATACTCAAGAAGCCGCATTAGAAAAACATCTTCCTGTTGTCAATATTATCGGTAATAAAATTGAAATCACTGTAGGATCTATTCTTCATCCAATGACAGAAGCACATTTAATAGGTGCCATAGTTTTAGTCACGACAAATAAAGTTTATATAACTAACTTAAAATCTACAGATAAACCTCTAACTAATTTTATTTTAGAAGATGGTGAAAAGCCAATTGAAGTTTACGAATACTGCAATCTTCATGGACTTTGGAAAGTTTCTATTTAAAAATTTCTTTTAGTATTAATTAAATTATATGAGGAATAGTATTAAATACAATATTATTCCTTTTTTGTTTTAACCATTTATTGATTTAATAAAATCTATAACATCTAATAAAGAAGAAAAAATCTCCACTTTGTCCAAAAATTGTGAATCGATATTGACTAAATCTGGAATCATAACTGTGTTAAATCCACCATTAATAGCAGCTTCGATTCCAGAATTCGCATCTTCAACAACAAGACAATTTTCTACAGGAACATTTAATACTTTGCTTGCTTTTAAAAATATATCTGGATTTGGTTTTCCTTTTTCTACCATATCTCCTGTTATCAAAACATCAAATTTATCAAACAAATCACTATAATTTCTATATTCATCTATTATTTTGGAATATGTTGAAGTACATATAGCCTTTTTTATATTTTCATTATTCAAATAATCAATAATTTCTTTAGTTCCTTTTTTTAATATTAAGCCTTTTTCTTTTAATTCATCAAATATCATCTGTCGTCTTTTCTTACGAAAATATTCTGTTGGAACATTCTCTCCATATTTACTTCGCATAAAAGCATCTG
This window of the Firmicutes bacterium CAG:345 genome carries:
- a CDS encoding putative hydrolase (product inferred by homology to UniProt); this translates as MKKIEAVLFDLDGTLIDTERFTILSKVEGGKEFGYDISYEDAKKTLGLARSNSDAFMRSKYGENVPTEYFRKKRRQMIFDELKEKGLILKKGTKEIIDYLNNENIKKAICTSTYSKIIDEYRNYSDLFDKFDVLITGDMVEKGKPNPDIFLKASKVLNVPVENCLVVEDANSGIEAAINGGFNTVMIPDLVNIDSQFLDKVEIFSSLLDVIDFIKSING
- a CDS encoding putative desulfoferrodoxin (product inferred by homology to UniProt), producing MKFYTSKENRLTFVVSNNELKDENLIELTANTQEAALEKHLPVVNIIGNKIEITVGSILHPMTEAHLIGAIVLVTTNKVYITNLKSTDKPLTNFILEDGEKPIEVYEYCNLHGLWKVSI
- a CDS encoding 6-phosphofructokinase (product inferred by homology to UniProt), whose amino-acid sequence is MEIIGNVLYGQSGGPTSVINSSAFGLIEEAYKLGIKKVYAARYGIDGIINDDLIDLSIFSENELKELKTIPGASFGSVRYKLPEYEKDCSPFEEILKTFKKYNIRYFFYNGGNDSMDTCYKIDRFLKTINYQCYVIGIPKTIDNDLVEIDHTPGYGSAAKYVKDTVEEIVSDNLSYRNAKVNIIEIMGRSAGWLAASSALAHLSGLGPDLIYLPETTFYIDDFIKNVKNIYDKNKRINIVVSEGIKDKNNNFISASQKQDIFGHNNLGGVGQYLLGYVEEKLHLSGRAIELSIPQRAAIHDISKVDQKEAILCGRYAIRKAINGTSGVMISMKRSSNDRYKISYVTSSLEKVANGVKLVPSFMIDEKNHQMTKEFFTYICPIVGAENKVHLKINSKILKK